GCCTATCACCTCAGCATCGCGCTGGCCGATCCGACCCCTGACCGGATCCGGCCCCTGCTCGCAGGGCTCCGCGCGGAAGGCTACCGTCGGGCGGTGCTTCCGCCCCTGGATCCGGGACGGACGGATGCCGCGGCTCTCCGCCGGACGTACGACGAGGCGGGGATCTCTCCCATCGCCATGACAGGGCAGGGTCCGGGGGCCGACGTGTCGTCGGAGGACGACGACGAGCGCCGCGCGGGAGCGGCGGCGCTCCGTGCGGCCGTGGACTTCGCGGCGGCGCTCGGCAGCGACCAGCTCAACGGCGTGCCGTACGGGCTGTTCGGCCCGCCGGGCGGCCCGACGTCGCGCTCCGCCTTCGAGCGCGCGGCGCGCGAGGTCGGCGCGGTGGCCGACTACGCCGCCGATCACGGCGTGCGGATGACCTTCGAGGTGCTCAACCGGTACGAGACGTCGGCGATCAACACGGCGGCGCAGGCCGCCGAGTTCGTCGATGCGAGCGGCTCGGACAATCTCGGCATCCACCTCGACACTTTCCACATGGCGATCGAGGAAGCCGACATGTCCGCCGCGATCCGGTCCGTGATCCCGAGGCTCGCCTACCTCGAACTCGGCCAGTCGAGCCGCGGTCTTCTCTCCACGGGCGTCGTGGACGTGTCGTCCGTCGTCCGGCAGGCGCTCGACGACGGCTACACCGGGCGGTGGGGGGTGGAAGCCTTCTCGCGGCCGCTCGTCGGCGAGGGAGCGGCCGACATGCTCGCCATCTGGCGGGCGCCGTTCGATGATGGACTTGAGCTCGCCTCCGACGCGATCCGAGTCATCCGCAAGGGGTGGGCCGACAGCTCACCCGGCAGGCGAGCACACCGGCTCGCGCACAGCGCGGGCTGACCCCGTACCCGACGGAAGGAACGACGATGTCCACCACCATCGAGACCACTGGATCCCTCATCGACGAGGCCGTGTTCCGGGGCCGGATCTTCATCGACGGCGAGTGGGTCGCCGCGGGCGGCGGTGAGATCGCCTCCATCGCGCCGGCGACGGGCGAGACGATCGCCACCGTCGGCATCGCGTCGCCCGACGATGTCGCGCGCGCCGCGGCGAGGGCCGCGAAGGCGCAGAAGGCCTGGGCGGCGACGCCGCATCCCGCACGGGCGGCTGTGCTCCGACGGGCCGCGCAGCTCTGGGAAGAGCACGCGGAAGAGATCATGGGCTGGAACATCCGTGAGGTCGGGGCGATTCCGCCCCTCGCGGGCTTCGCGCTGCACGTGACGGCGGCCGAGTGCTACGAGGCTGCGGCCCTCCCGTCGGCTCCGCTCGGCTCCATCCTCTCGAGCGAGGAGCCGCGACTGTCGCTGGCCCAGCAGGTGCCCGTGGGCGTCGTCGGCGTGATCTCGCCGTTCAACGTCCCGCTCATCCTCGGCATCCGGGCCGTGGCCCCGGCGCTCGCGCTGGGCAACGCGGTCCTGCTCAAGCCCGACCCGCGGACCGTCGTCACCGGCGGAGTGTCGATGGTGCGCATCTTCGAGGAGGCGGGACTGCCCGCCGGCCTCCTGCAGCTCCTTCCGGGCGGCGCCGAGGTCGGCGAGGCCATGGTCGCCGATCCGAACGTGCGCGTGATCGCCTTCACTGGCTCGACCCGGGCCGGCCGGATCGTCGGCGAACTGGCGGGGCGCCACTTGACGCGGGCGCATCTGGAGCTCGGGGGCAATTCGGCCTTCATCATCCGCGACGACGCCGACGTGGATCAGGCCGTCAATCTCGCGACGTGGGGGTCGTACCTCCACCAGGGCCAGATCTGCATGACCGTGGGCAGGCACATCGTGCACGAGTCGCTCTTCGACGAGTACGTCGCCAAACTGAGCGCCAAGGCCGACTCGATGGTCGTCGGCGACCCGGCCGCGGGCCAGGTGCACCTGGGACCCCTCATCGATGAGGTGCAGCGCGACCGCGTGCACACGCTCGTGCAGGATGCCGTGGCCCAGGGCGCCGAGCTCCGAGCAGGCGGCTCCTACGACGGCCTCTTCTACCGTCCGACGGTCCTCGTCAACACCCCGGCGGATGCCGCGGCGTACCACGACGAGGTCTTCGGGCCCGTGGCATCCGTCGTCTCCTACTCGACGGATGACGAGGCCGTCGAACTCGCCGCGGCCACCGAGTACGGGCTCGCACTCGGCATCGTGAGCCGCGATGTCATGGCTGCGCTCGCCATGGCGCAGCGGATCCCGACGGGCATCGTCCACATCAACGACCAGACGGTCAACGACGAGGCCAACAGCCCGTTCGGCGGGGTCGGCGCCTCGGGGACCGGCTCGCGGCACGGCGGGGCGCAGGCGAACATCGACGCCTTCACCGAGACCCGCTGGATCACTCTCCGCCGCGAACCCGGCCAGTACCCGCTCTGACTCCCGACCGCGCGAGGGGTCGCACGGATATTCAATCAATTCGTGTCGATCGTCAAGAAAGCATTGACATTCGGGTGCTGTGCGGCGCACCATGAGAGCGTCACCACGACGGCGTGCTGGCGCTCCGCAACGCGTCGACAGCCGCCGTCGAGGTTCCTGCCCATACCCGTATGAGAGGCCTCCTCGATGAAGAAGAGACTTGCCGGCTTCGGCATCCTCGCCGCCGCAGCCCTCGCCCTCGCAGGCTGCACCGATTCCGCCGCCCAGCCCAGCAGCGCACCCACCGACGACGCGTCGGGGGGCGAGATGACCAACGTCCGTGTCGCCGCCCTGCCCATCGCCGAGACCGGGGCCCTCTGGGCCGCGATCGACGAGGGGATCTTCGAAGACCACGGCCTCGACATCGAAGTCGTTCCCGCCCAGGGCGGGGCCAACGCCATCCCTGCCCTGCTGAGCGGTGACATCCAGTTCGCGATCGGACAGCCGTTCGGACCGATCCGTGCCGATCTGCAGGACCTCGGCGTGACCATCATCGGGGACTACGCCAACAGCCTCCCCGACGGCACCGACGTGAACGCCGTCGTGGCGCTGGGCGACTCGGGCATCACGCGGCCGGCGGATCTTGCGGGCAAGACCGTCTCGGTCAACACGATCGGCGCAGCCGGCGACCTGACGATCCGCAAAGCCGTCCAGGACGACGGCGGCGACCCCTCCGCCGTGCAGTTCGTCGAGGTGGCGTTCCCCGACGTCCCCGCGCAGCTCGAAGCCGGCACGATGGACGCGGCCTGGGCTCCGGACCCGTTCCGCGCCATGATCCTCGGCCAGGGCGGCGTCTCGGTCGTGCAGCCCTACCAGGCGACCATCCCCGGCCTCACGGTCCTCACCAACATCACGACGCAGAAGCTCCTCGACGAGAACCCCGACCTCGTCGAGTCGTACTCCGCCGCGATGTCGGAGGCGCTCGACTGGGCCTCCTCGAACGAGGACGCCGTGCGCGCCGCGATCGCCAAGAACCTCAAGATCCCCGACGAGGCCGCGGCGGGCATCACGCTGCCCACCTTCACGTGGGACCTCTCTGACTCCGGCATCGAGGACCTCGGGGCTCTCGCGCTCGAGTTCGGGTACATCGACAACGAGCCCGACTACAGCCGCCTGATCCAGCAGCAGTAGCCGAGCCGCCGGGGGGCGGGATGCCTCGGCCCGAGGCATCCCACCCCCCTATCCCACACACTCCGCCGTCGATCGGACCCTCCATGGCCACCGCCACCCTCGGCGCCGCGCCGCCTCGCGCGCGGTCGCCGCGCCGCCGCCGGACGCTGCGAAAGCTCGGGCTGGGTCTCGCAGGCATCCTGGGATTCCTCGTGACCTGGCAGCTGCTGCCCACCCTCGGAGTCGTCGATCCGCGCTTCTTCCCAACGGCCACCGAGACTCTCGCCGCGCTCGGGCAGCAGATGCGCGACCTCGAGTTCTGGCGCAACGTGGGCCGCACGCTGACCGCGTGGGGCATCGGGCTCGTCATCGCGACGGTCCTCGCGACGGTGCTCGGGACGATCATCGGCCTCGTGCCGTTCCTCCGCCGGGCGACCCATACGACGGTCGAGTTCCTGCGTCCCATCCCGTCGGTCGCGCTCATCCCGCTCGCCGTGCTCATGTACGGCTATCAGCTCCAGGCGGCGCTCGTGATCATCGTCTTCGCGAGCTTCTGGCAGGTGTTCATCCAGGTGCTCTACGGAGTCGCCGATGTCGACTCCGTCGCCCGCGACACCGCCCGCAGCTTCGGGCTCTCGCGGGGTGAGCAGATCGTGCACCTCGTGTTCCCGACGGCCCTGCCGTACCTCATGACCGGGCTGCGGCTCGCGGCGGCGGTCGCCCTGATCCTGGCGATCACGGCGGAGATGTTCATCGGCAACCCGGGCCTCGGGCGCGAGATCGTCTTCGCGCAATCGGCCGGCAACTACCCGACCGTCTACGCACTCGTCATCGTGACCGGTGTCCTCGGCCTGCTCATCAACCTCGTCTTCCGCGCGATCGAGCGGCGCTCGCTGTCGTGGCACCAGTCCATCCGAGGGGAGGAGGTCCTGTGACCCTCTACACGAGCACCGTCGTCACGCCGCGCCGCCCGTCGCGCGTGTGGGCGAAGATCGGCGAGAACACCGCGTACGCGCTCGGGCTGCCGCTCATCCTGGTCGTGATCTGGGGGATCTGGGCGACGCTCGCCCCCGCTCAGTTCTTCCCGTCGCCGGCCGAGCTCCTCCAGGCCTTCGTCGACACCTGGATCGGACCGGCCTTCTTCACCGACGTGCTGCCGAGCCTCGCGCGGCTGGGGATCGGCATCCTCCTCTCCATCGCGATCGGGATCGGGGCGGGCATGCTCATCGGACTGAACCGGTGGTTGCGCGAACTCCTCGAGCCCATGCTCGAGTTCTTCCGCGCCGTCCCGCCGCCGGTTCTCCTGCCGATCTTCGTCATCCTGATGGGCCCGACCGACGCCATGAAGATCGTCGTGATCGTCGTGGGATCCGTTTGGCCGATCCTGTTGAACACCATCGAGGGCGTGCGCTCGACGGATTCGGTCATGACCGAGACCGCGCGCTCCTTCGCGCTGACGGGCGGCGAGCGCCTGCGGTTCCTCGTCCTTCCCGCCGCCAGCCCGCGCATCATGGCCGGCGTCCGGCAGTCGCTGTCGATCGCCCTCATCCTGATGGTGATCTCCGAGCTCGGCTACTCTTCGTCGGGACTCGGCTTCCAGATCGTCTACTTCCAGCGCAACTACCTCATCGCCGAGATGTGGAGCGGCATCCTGCTGCTCGGGCTCATCGGCGTGCTGCTCGCGACGATCTTCGGCTTCGTCGAGAGACGAGTCCTGCGCTGGTACCACGGAATCAAGGAGGTGGAGCGTGCCTGAGATGCTCCTCGAGGTCGAGCACCTCAAGAAGGTCTACGAGTCGAGCACAGGCTCGGTCGAGGCGATCGGCGACATCAGCTTCTCGATGGGCGCCGGGGAGCTCGTGTGCATCGTCGGCCCCTCGGGCTGCGGCAAGACGACGCTCCTCAAGTGCATCGCGGGCCTGCTGCGGCCGACCGCCGGGGTCGTCGAGCTGCACGGGCGCTCCGTCACGGCGCCGCCGCCGAACATGGCCCTCGTGTTCCAGGAGTACGGCCGCAGCCTCTACCCGTGGCTCACCGTGCGCGGCAACGTGGAGCTCCCGCTCAAGCACAAGAAGCTCTCGCGAGCCGACCGCGATCGGCTCATCGACGATGCGCTCGTCGCCGTCGGACTCGAGCACGCGTCGCGGAGCTACCCCTGGCAGCTGTCCGGCGGCATGCAGCAGCGCGTGGCCATCGCCCGCGCCGTCGCCTATCAGCCCGAAGTGCTCATCATGGACGAGCCCTTCGCCGCGGTAGATGCGCAGACCCGAGCCGATCTGGAGGACCTCGTGCGCGCGCTCCACCGCGATCGCGGGATGTCGATCCTCTTCGTGACGCACGACATCGACGAATCGGTCTACCTCGGCGAGCGGGTGGTCGTGCTGTCCAAGTCGCCGACGTGGGTGCAGGAGGACCTGGCGATCGATCTGGCGGCCGAGCGAGACCAGATCACGACGCGTGCGCTTCCGCGGTTCACCGAGCTGCGGACGCACGTCTACGAGCAGATCCAGCGGGCCAAGCGCGGCGAGGCCGTCCGCCCGGGCACGCCGGCCTGATGACTGCCGGTCCGGCGACGGCGCGCGCCGTCGCAGACACGTCGGTGCTCACGCGCAAGCCCCGGCAGCTGCTACTGGCGTTCTTCGGTGAGTTCGTCTGCGACCGCTACTTCGAGCCGCTCCGCACCAGCGTGCTGCTCTCCGTGCTGGAGGGTGCCGGGGTCGCGGCCCCGGCGGTGCGGACGAACCTCGACCGCATGGTGGCGAGCGGGATGCTCGTGCGTCGCCGGCTCGGCCGCGAGATCGGCTTCGAGCTCACCCCGCACGGCAGCGAGGTGCTGCGCGAGGCATCCGGTCGTGTGAACGGTCCGGCGCCCTTCGAACCGCAGGGGGAGGGGTGGACCCTCGTGACCTTCAGCCTTCCCGAGAACCTCCGGGATCTGCGGCACCGGCTGCGGGCGGCCCTGACCTGGTCGGGCTTCGCGGTGCTGCGCGACGGCCTGTGGATCGCGCCGGGCCGCGTCGACCTGGCGGCCGCACTCGGCGCGATCATCCCGGACCTGCCCCCGGCATCCGTCATCGCCTTCTCGGCCAACGAACTCGATGGGTTCCCGATGGCCGACGCCGTCCGGATGGCGTGGGACGTCGAGACGATCCGCGAGGCGCACCACGAGTTCATCGCCCACTGGGAGGGGGAGGATGCCGCGTCCGGCCTGTCTCCGGTCACGGCGCGGACGCTGCTGGTGGCGGACTGGCTGGCGCTGCTGCGCGCCGACCCCCGTCTTCCTCGGCAGTACATGGGGGACGACTGGCCCGCCGACCGTTCGTTCGAGCTCTTCACCCGCCGGCATCGCGAGTTCGCCTTCCCCGCTGTGCGGGACTTCGCGGGCCTCGTCGCCTGAGACTCTTCCTCAGTCGCGCCGGAAGCGCTCACGGAGGTCGGCCTTGCGGATCTTGCCCGAGGCGGTGCGAGGAAGATCCTCGACGACGACGACGTTCTTCGGCAGCTTGTAGCGGGCCACGAGCCCGTCGAGGTGCCGTCGCACCGCCTCGGTGTCGACGTCCGCGCCCTCGCGGAGCGTCACGACCGCCCACGGCACCTCGCCCCAGCGCTCGTCGGGAACGCCGACGACGGCGACCCCCGAGATGCCCTCGATGTCGGAGATGAGGTTCTCGACCTCGGCGGGGTAGATGTTCTCGCCGCCCGAGATGATCATGTCCTTCAGCCGGTCGGCGATGAAGAGGTAGCCGTCGCGGTCGAGATAGCCGAGATCGCCGGAGCGGTACCAGCCGTCGTCGGTGAACGCCTCGGCCGTGGCCTCGGGCATGCCGTGATAGCCGAGGAAGACGTTGGGACCGGCGACCTCGATCTCGCCGACCGTCCCGCGGGGCACGACGTCGCCCGCTTCGTCGGTGATGCGCACCTCGGTGAAGAAGTGCGGGAGGCCTACGCTGCCCTGCTTGGCGCGGGTCATCTCGGGCGACAGCGACGTCGCTCCCGGCGAGGTCTCGGTCATGCCGTAGCCCTGCGAGAACGAGAGGCCGCGATCCTCGTACGCGTTGAGGATGCGCGTCGGCACCGCCGACCCTCCGCACGTGAGCTTCTGCAGCGAGGAGAGGTCGGTCGTCGCCCACGCCGGGTGGTCCGCCATCATCTGATAGGTCGTGGGGACGCCGCTGAGCATCGTCACGCCGTGCCGCTCGATGAGCGACAGCGCGCGCCCGGGCTCGAAGCCCTTCTCCAGCACGAGCGTCGCCCCTTTGAGGATGACGGGCAGCGCGCCCATGCCGAGGGAGGCGACGTGGAACAGCGGCGAGATCATGAGCGAGACGTCGGTGGACGCGATGTCGTAGTCGACGATGCAGTTGAGGGCCACCCACGTGAGGTTGCCGTTGCTGAGGACGGCGCCCTTCGGGCGGCCCGTCGTGCCCGACGTGTAGATGATGGCCGCGGGGTCGTCGAGCTCGACGTCGGCGGCGGTGTGGCCGCCCGGCGCCTCGGCGACGAGGCGTGCGAGGCCGGGGTGCTCTGGCACCCCGTCTCCGGTGACGATGACATGGGCGATCCGCGCCGCCTCGACGCCCGGCATCGCCCGCTCGAGGAACTCGGGATCGAGCACGACGGCGCGGGCCCCCGAGTCGACCAGCACGTGCGTGACCTCGGGAGCGGCCAGCCGGGTGTTCACCGGCACGAAGACGGCTCCCAGCTGAGCGGCTCCGAACATCATCTGCAGGAACTGGGGGCTGTTCTCGCCGATGTACGCGACGGCGTCTCCCTTGCGGATGCCCCGATGCCACAGCACAGCGGCGACGTGATCGGCGGCATCCGCCAGCTCCCGATAGGACAGCACGTCGTCGCCGAAGACGATGGCCGGCTTGTCCGGGTTCCTCAGCCGCCGCTTGGCGAGCCAGAACCCGATACCGCGATTGCGCATGACTCTCCTTCGAGCGTGCAGCGCGAGCCCGGTGCGTCGAACGCCCGGGTCACGCGTAGAAGCGATAGAGCCCCCGGGCGACGACGGCGGGCTTCTCGGCGCCCTCGATCTCGATGGTCTGATCGACGGCGAACTGGTATCCGCCGCGCACCTCCGTCACCTCGGCGATGACGGCGTTCATGCGCACCCGCGCGCCGACCTTGACCGGTGAGACGAATCGAACCTTGTCGAGCCCGTAGTTGACGCGCGTCGTGACGCCGGTCACGTCGAAGAGCTCCGACCAGAACTTCACGGTGAGCGACAGCGAGAGGAAGCCGTGCGCGATCGGTCCGCCGAACGGCCCGTCGACCGCGCGGGCAGGATCGACGTGGATCCACTGGTGGTCGTCGGTGGCATCGGCGAAGAGGTTGACGCGGTCCTGCGTGACCTCGAGCCACTCGGTCCAGCCGAGGTCGGTGCCGGTGAGCCCGGCCACGTCGGCGTAGTCGACGGTGGTGGTCATGGTGATTCTCCTTCGTGGATCGACGGCGCGCGGGCGCCGGCTCAGGCCGCGAGTCCCAGAAGACGGACGGCGTTGTCTTTGAGGATCCCCGGCATCACGTCGGGCTTGAGCGCCGTCGCGGCGACGTCGCGCTGCCAGCGGTCGGGGGTCAGCAGCGGGAAGTCCGAGCCGAAGAGCACGCGGCTCTTGAGATACGAGTTCGCCGCGCGGACGAGCTGCTCCGGGAAGTACTTCGGGCTCCATCCGGAGAGGTCGATCCACGTGTTGTGCTTGTGCGTCGCGACCGACAGCGCCTCGTCCTGCCAGGGGACCGACGGGTGCGCCATGATGATCTGCAGGTCGGGGAAGTCCGCCGCGATCGGGTCGAGCAGGATGGGGTTGGAGAGCCCCAGCCGCAGTCCGCGACCGCCGGGGAGCCCGGCGCCGATCCCCGTCTGGCCGGTGTGGAACAGGGCCGGGATCGCGGCATCCTGGATCGCGGCGTAGAGCGGATGGAACCGAACGTCGCTCGGGTCGAACCCCTGGACCGTCGGGTGGAACTTGAAGCCGCGCACGCCGTGGTCGTCGATGAGCCGGCGGATGCGGTCGAGGGCGTCCGGGCGGCGCGGGTCGACGGATCCGAAAGGGATGAGCACGTCGTTGTTATGCGCCGCGCCCTCGGCGATGTCAGCGCTCGAGACGGGCGCGTGGCCCAGCTGCGTCTCGGCGTCGACGGTGAAGACGACCGCGGCCATCGACCGTTCGCGGTAGTAGGCGGCCACCGAGTCGAGGTCGGGCCGGGGCCCCTCGGCGGAGAAGTAGCGCGACGCCGCGGCGACCAGGTCGTCGGGGAGCGAGTGGTGCCCGTCGCCGTCGACCTCGATGTGCACGTGGACGTCGATCGCCGTCAATGTGTCGACGTCGATCGCGGGTTCGTAGCGGGTGGTCATCGGCTTCCGATCGTCGGGATCGCCCTCACCGCTGAAGGTCGTCGGGCAGCGGCGGGAACTTCTCGCCCACAGACTGCTCGTGACCCTCGATGAAGGCGGGGAACTCCTCTGTGAGCGCCTCGAACGACCATCCCCCGTCGTGGTAGGCCGTGAGGACGGGCTCGGGATGCGACCAGAGCTGCACCCGGTCGCCCCCGACGCCGATCGCCTGACCGGAGACGCCGGCCGCGGCATCCGTCGCCAGATAGGCGATGAGACCGGCGACGTCGTCGGACGTCCCGAAGCCGAGATCGTGCCGGAAGAAGGCGGGCATGGGCTCGCCCTTCGCGTCGGCCTCGACGGCGGCGGCGAAGTAGGGGACGGTGGCCGTCATGGCGGTCGCCGCGACCGGGATCACCGCGTTGACCGTGATGTTCGCGCGCTTCAGCTCGAGTGCCCACGTGCGCACCATGCCGACGATCCCGGCCTTGGCAGCGGCGTAGTTGGTCTGCCCGAAGTTGCCGCGCTGGCCCGTGGGCGAGCCGATGCAGATGATGCGTCCGGCGACCTCGTGCTCGCGCATCCACGTCGCCGCCTCGCGCACGCACGTGAAGGTGCCGCGGAGGTGGATGCCGATCACGGTGTCGAAGTCGTCGTCGCTCATCTTCCAGAGCACGGTGTCGCGGAGGACGCCCGCGTTGGTGACCAGGATGTCGAGGCCGCCGTAGGTGTCGACGGCGGCCTGCACGAGGCTCCGAGCGGTCTCGGTCGGGCCCACGGGAGCCACGACGGCGACCGCGCGGCCGCCTTCGCGCTCGATCGAGGCGACCGCCTCGGCGGCTGCCTCGGCGTCGACGTCGTTGACGACGACGGCGGCCCCGCGGCGGGCGAGCTCCTGCGCGTAGGCGAGGCCGAGGCCTCGGCCCGATCCTGTGACGACGGCGACCTTGCCCTCGAGTTCCATCGAATCTCCTTCGCGACACGCAGGCGAACGGGCGAGGAACGCCCGCGATCATGACACCACGGTTTGATTGAGAATGTCAATGGTTGTCGATCTCATCCTTTGATACAGTGACGCCATGCCGAGGATGCCGTCAGAGACCGCGCGGAGCGCGTCCGACCGCCTCCGCGAGAGCGGACTCGGGACCGACCTCAGCTTCCTCCTCGCACGCGCCAACGCTCTCTCGGTGGCGGCGGGCAACGCGGCGCTCGCCCCGTTCGGGCTCAAGGTGCGGTCGTTCTCGGTGCTGGCCCTCTCGGTCGGCGAGGTGCGGCCGACGCAGCGCGATCTCTCGGAGTTCCTCCGCCTCGACCCGAGCCAGGTCGTGGCGCTCGTCGACGAGCTCGAGAAGCGCAAGCTCGTCGAGCGCCGGCCAGACCCCGCCGACCGCCGGGCGAACGTCGTGGTCGCCACCGCCGAGGGACGCGCGCTCCACGACCGGGCAGCGTCGGCGACCAAGGCGGCCGAGCGCTCGCTGCACGGCGAGCTCGGAGAGGACGATCGGCGCCTGCTCGCCGGCCTGCTCGCCCGCGTCGCCTACCCCGGCGAGTCCCGGTAGACCCGGCGCGCCACCGTAGCGCTCAGCGCGGCTCGAGCACGTAGCGCTCCCGCCCGGCGAAGACGCCCGTCACGGTCTGGCCGATCATCACGATGAGCACGAGGACGAGCGGGGCGACCCAGCCGCCGACCGTCGTGTGCACCCACCCGAAGAGCACAGGGCCGAGGGCGGCGAGAACATAGCCGACCGACTGCGCCATGCCGGACAGCGCGGCTGAGGCGTCGGGGTCACGCGCGCGCTGGGCCATCAGCGTCAGGGTCATCGCGAGCGATGCGCCGGACGACAGTCCGATGAGCACGACCCACGCGATGACCGCACGCGGAGCCAGCATGAGGCCCGCGACGCCGATGATGCCGAGCACGGGGATGAGCGCCGGGACCATGCGCTCCGCCCTTCCGCGCAGCAGGAGAGGGAGGACGAGCGATCCGACGAGCGAGAAGATCTGGTAGATCATGACGTCGATGCCCGCGACCACGGCGCTCCGGCCCGTCGACGCCGAGATTGACGCGAGCCACGTGAGGAGCATGTAGAACGTGGATGCCTGGAACCCCATGTAGGCGGCGACGGTCCATGCCACCCGGTCCGACCAGATGCCGGTCCGGCCGCGGGGGCGGCCGCTCTGACGGCCGTGGGACGCCCCGCGGGTCGCCCACCCCCATGCTCCGAGCGCGAAGGGGAGGAGCGCGAGGCCGATCACGAGGAGGGCGAACTGCCATCCCGCCTCGCCCGACGGAAGCTCGAGGTGTGAGGCGGGAACCGCGACGCCCGAGGCGATCGCGCCGACGCCGCCGAGGAGCGCCGTGTAGACGGCCATCATCCCGCGGACGTGCTGAGGGAAGTCGCGCTTGATGGCCGCCGGCATGAGGACGTTCACGATCGCAAGGGCGGCGCCGATGATGATCGTGCCGATCCAGAGGCTCGCGGCGGGGCCCGAGAGCGACCGCACGACCGTGCCGACGGCGAGGACGAGCAGCGACCACGTCACGGCACGCGACATCCCGAACCGGCGGCTCAGTTCGTGCGCGAGCGGCGAGATGACGGCCCACATGATGAGCGGCACCGCACCGAGCAGCCCGAGGACGGTGGGCGAGTAGCCGGTGTCGTCGCCGATCTGACCGAGCAGCGGGCCGACCGCGGTGATCGTCGGGCGCATGTTGGCCGCGACGAGGCACGTCGCGACGATGAGCGCGACGACTGCCGGTGTCCGTTTGCCTTCGGCCATAGGCATCGGACTCTACACCCGTGCCCTCGCCTTGACGGTGTCAGCGTCGGAGAAGGAGCCGGCGTAGGACGGAAGCCGCCGCATCCGTCCTACGTCCGCTCGATCTCCTACCCCGCGAAACCCGCCTCACGTGCGATCTACGCGAGGCCCTCCAGCGGCCAGCCCGTGTAGGCCTCGGCGAGGTAGGCGCGGCCGTGCTCGGACTCCACGACGGAGCGCAGCTCGCCGAGCTGGCGGCGACGGTCGAAGTCCGAGGCATCCGGAGCCACATGCAGCATGCTCGTCATCCACCAGGAGAAGTGCTGGGCCTTCCAGATGCGGTGGAGGGCCTTCTCGGGGAAGGCCTCGAGGAGGCGGGAGTCGTCGTCGAGCAGCAGCGCCCGCAGCGCCCGTTCGAGCACGATGACGTCGGCGACCGCGAGGTTCATGCCCTTCGCGCCCGTGGGCGGCACCGTGTGCGCGGCGTCGCCGATGAGTGCGACGCGCCCTCGCAGCAGCTCGTGCGCGACGAAGCTGCGGAAGCGCAGTACGTCCCGCTGGAAGATCGGCCCCTCCTTGAGGGTCGTGCCGGGCACGCGCTTCTGCAGCTCATCCCACAGCTGTTCCTCGGAGTACGCGCTCGGATCGACGTTCGGGTCGCACTGGAAGTACATGCGCTGCACCGTCGCGCTTCGCTGGCTGATGAGCGCGAAGCCGTCGGGCGAGTTGCTGTAGATGAGCTCCTCGGCGCTCGGCGGCGCCTCGCACAGGATGCCGAACCACGCGAAGGGGTACTCCCGGAAGTAGCCGCCGGTGGACGACCCCGTGACCGCGGCGCGAGCGACGCTGCGCGAGCCGTCGGCGCCGACCACGAAGTCCGCTTCGATCGTCAGGGGCTGACCATCCGCGTCGATCGCGAAGACGGCGGGCCGGTCGGTCTCGGCGCCCTCGACGCGCTGCGCC
This genomic interval from Microbacterium sp. 4R-513 contains the following:
- a CDS encoding 4-hydroxybenzoate 3-monooxygenase; translated protein: MTATVRTRVAIVGAGPAGLLLSHLLAASGIESVVIDQRSREEIETTIRAGILEEGTVEVLSSSGASDRIVSAANRHEGIELRFAGDGHRIDFAALVGRAVYLYPQHEVLKDLIKARLAAGQDLRFGVTAQRVEGAETDRPAVFAIDADGQPLTIEADFVVGADGSRSVARAAVTGSSTGGYFREYPFAWFGILCEAPPSAEELIYSNSPDGFALISQRSATVQRMYFQCDPNVDPSAYSEEQLWDELQKRVPGTTLKEGPIFQRDVLRFRSFVAHELLRGRVALIGDAAHTVPPTGAKGMNLAVADVIVLERALRALLLDDDSRLLEAFPEKALHRIWKAQHFSWWMTSMLHVAPDASDFDRRRQLGELRSVVESEHGRAYLAEAYTGWPLEGLA